A stretch of Cyanobacterium sp. HL-69 DNA encodes these proteins:
- a CDS encoding putative lipoprotein, whose product MFKKLLAICLVITLGFTTVACGSNNVRSNNTNFTNNTAQTINNIPSGQYPVQQATFNDVDGEYNLMLLNTPSGSRPNFMTTDLQMARLTDEEIEAGKQTYVEINGSDAVMHLTEDFRIEYIHNETETVTNPDTGRQETVIVRQQSSFWSPFAGALAGQAIGNMLFRPQYYVPPVYQPGVTLTGFGGYGSSYSQAVDSYRSNHNTVPPVERNRQSVRTTGTIRNSQTGAVRGSTLSGTRATGSGVGSSNLRNSGTSNSTTRQRNNSSFGTNTRRTPVRRTPTRRSSGFGRRRR is encoded by the coding sequence ATGTTTAAGAAATTACTAGCCATATGTTTAGTCATCACCCTCGGTTTTACCACCGTTGCCTGTGGCTCAAACAACGTTAGAAGTAACAATACCAACTTTACTAATAATACGGCTCAAACCATTAATAATATCCCCAGTGGACAATATCCCGTCCAACAAGCCACCTTTAACGATGTAGATGGGGAATATAACCTAATGCTATTAAATACCCCCTCTGGTAGTCGTCCTAACTTCATGACTACCGACTTACAGATGGCAAGGTTAACCGATGAAGAAATAGAAGCAGGTAAACAAACCTACGTAGAGATTAACGGTAGTGATGCAGTGATGCACCTCACCGAAGATTTCCGCATTGAATACATCCACAACGAAACGGAAACCGTTACCAACCCAGACACGGGCAGACAAGAAACCGTTATCGTCAGACAGCAATCTAGTTTCTGGAGTCCTTTTGCGGGCGCATTGGCAGGACAAGCTATTGGTAATATGTTATTCCGTCCCCAATACTATGTTCCCCCCGTATATCAACCAGGGGTAACTTTAACGGGTTTTGGTGGTTATGGTAGTAGCTATAGTCAAGCAGTGGACAGCTATCGCAGTAATCACAATACTGTACCCCCAGTAGAAAGAAATCGTCAATCGGTACGCACCACCGGCACCATTAGAAATAGTCAAACAGGGGCAGTAAGAGGTAGTACCCTAAGCGGTACAAGAGCCACAGGCTCTGGAGTGGGTTCTAGTAACCTCCGCAATAGTGGCACATCCAACAGCACCACCAGACAGAGAAATAATAGTAGTTTTGGTACTAATACAAGAAGAACCCCTGTTCGTCGTACTCCTACCCGCCGTAGTAGCGGTTTTGGTCGTCGTCGTCGTTAA